From Pseudomonas sp. FP2335, the proteins below share one genomic window:
- a CDS encoding SDR family oxidoreductase, producing MPNVLITGCSSGIGRALADAFKAAGYSVWASARRPDDVAGLAAAGFNAVQLDVNNSAALQHLAEQLGELDVLVNNAGYGAMGPLLDGGTEAMQRQFETNVFSIVGVTQALFPALRRSKGLVVNIGSVSGVLVTPFAGAYCASKAAVHALSDALRMELAPFGIRVMEVQPGAIDTSFAKNAGAQAELLISEKSPWWPLREGIRARSQASQDNPTPANRFAAQVLKGVQQATPPRLLRAGNGSRALPLMAALLPKGLLDKVLKKRFGLDGAL from the coding sequence ATGCCCAACGTACTCATCACCGGCTGTTCCAGCGGTATCGGCCGCGCCCTGGCTGACGCGTTCAAAGCCGCCGGCTACAGCGTATGGGCCAGCGCCCGTCGACCGGACGATGTTGCCGGTTTAGCCGCCGCCGGCTTCAACGCGGTACAACTGGACGTCAACAACAGCGCCGCCTTGCAGCACCTGGCTGAACAGTTGGGCGAGCTGGACGTACTGGTCAACAACGCCGGTTACGGCGCCATGGGCCCGCTGCTCGACGGCGGCACCGAGGCGATGCAGCGCCAGTTCGAGACCAACGTGTTCTCCATCGTCGGCGTGACCCAGGCGCTGTTCCCGGCACTGCGCCGCAGCAAAGGCCTGGTGGTGAATATCGGCAGTGTTTCCGGGGTGCTGGTCACGCCGTTTGCCGGTGCCTACTGCGCATCCAAAGCCGCCGTGCATGCCTTGAGCGATGCCCTGCGCATGGAGCTGGCGCCGTTTGGCATTCGCGTGATGGAAGTGCAACCGGGGGCCATCGATACGAGCTTCGCGAAAAACGCCGGTGCCCAGGCCGAGCTGTTGATCAGCGAGAAATCGCCCTGGTGGCCGTTGCGCGAAGGCATTCGCGCGCGCTCACAGGCCTCGCAGGACAACCCCACCCCGGCCAACCGGTTTGCCGCCCAGGTGCTCAAGGGCGTACAACAAGCCACGCCGCCACGCCTGCTGCGCGCAGGCAATGGCAGCCGGGCGCTGCCGTTGATGGCGGCGCTGTTGCCCAAGGGGTTGCTGGACAAGGTGTTGAAGAAACGGTTTGGGCTGGATGGCGCGCTCTAA
- a CDS encoding LysR family transcriptional regulator: MVSLDRFDTFKAVVEAGSLTAAADLLGQTRAVVSFNLKRLEAELGVTLLTRNTRQLALTDAGERFYLRCTRMLEEARLAVEEARSEHAQLKGTLRITTTVEYALAVVAPAVEAFRRLHPDLNIHLSTSSTHADLISERFDVAIRLGRLPDSNHRAVQLSTFEVFAVAAPVFAGAATLDELEQLPRLGHGRLTGLTVTDPAGTECLYRVGQTTLVADSAAVLQAFAVHGHGVAVLPQWLVNDDLETGRLVRLLPDHRFDPQGVYAMYPDTRHLPLKVRAFIDFLKG; encoded by the coding sequence ATGGTCAGCCTGGACCGATTCGACACCTTCAAGGCCGTGGTCGAGGCCGGCTCGCTCACGGCTGCGGCCGACCTGCTGGGCCAGACCCGCGCCGTGGTCAGCTTCAATCTCAAGCGCCTGGAAGCGGAGCTGGGCGTGACTCTGCTGACCCGTAACACTCGCCAACTGGCATTGACCGATGCCGGCGAACGCTTCTACCTGCGCTGTACCCGCATGCTTGAAGAAGCGCGGTTGGCGGTCGAAGAAGCGCGTTCGGAGCACGCCCAACTCAAGGGCACATTGCGCATCACCACCACGGTGGAATACGCCCTGGCCGTGGTTGCCCCTGCCGTGGAGGCCTTTCGGCGACTACACCCGGACCTGAACATTCACTTGTCCACGTCCTCGACCCATGCCGATCTGATTTCCGAGCGTTTTGACGTGGCGATCCGGTTGGGGCGCCTGCCGGATTCCAATCACCGTGCGGTGCAGTTGTCGACGTTCGAGGTATTCGCCGTGGCGGCACCGGTGTTTGCCGGGGCTGCCACCCTGGATGAACTGGAGCAGTTGCCCCGCCTGGGCCATGGGCGGCTGACGGGATTGACGGTAACCGACCCGGCAGGCACCGAATGTCTCTACCGCGTCGGTCAAACGACATTGGTGGCCGACAGTGCCGCTGTGCTCCAGGCGTTCGCTGTGCACGGCCACGGTGTAGCCGTGCTGCCACAGTGGCTGGTGAATGACGATCTGGAAACGGGGCGCTTGGTGCGTCTGTTACCGGACCATCGCTTCGACCCCCAGGGGGTTTATGCGATGTATCCGGACACCCGGCATTTACCCTTGAAGGTGCGGGCGTTCATCGATTTCTTGAAGGGTTAG
- a CDS encoding mannose-1-phosphate guanylyltransferase/mannose-6-phosphate isomerase: MIPVILSGGSGSRLWPLSRKQFPKQFLALTGEHTLFQQTLERLVFEGMDTPIVVCNKDHRFIVNEQLSNRKLDCQRILMEPFGRNTAPAVALTAMMLVNEGRDELMLVLPADHVIEDQKALQRALALATVAAERGEMVLFGVPATRPETGYGYIKSTADSLLPEGVSRVEQFVEKPNEKRAVEFVKSGGYFWNSGMFLFRASRFLEELKKHDPDIYDTCLLTLERSEQDADTVSFDEATFACCPDNSIDYAVMEKTQRACVVPLSAGWSDVGCWASLWAVNDKDADGNVTKGDVVIQDSKNCMIHGNGKLVSVIGLENIVVVETKDAMMIAHKDKVQGVKQMVNTLNEQGRSETQNHCEVYRPWGSYDSVDMGGRFQVKHISVKPGACLSLQMHHHRAEHWIVVSGTAEVTCDENVFLLCENQSTYIPIASVHRLRNPGKIPLEIIEVQSGSYLGEDDIERFEDIYGRSTPVERGVSVKTIAQ; the protein is encoded by the coding sequence ATGATCCCAGTAATCCTTTCCGGTGGTAGCGGCTCCCGTCTTTGGCCGCTGTCGCGTAAACAGTTCCCGAAACAATTCCTGGCGCTGACGGGCGAGCACACGCTGTTCCAGCAAACCCTGGAACGCCTGGTATTCGAAGGCATGGACACACCGATTGTGGTCTGCAACAAAGACCACCGCTTCATCGTCAACGAGCAACTGAGCAACCGCAAGCTGGACTGCCAGCGCATCCTGATGGAACCGTTCGGCCGCAACACCGCGCCGGCCGTGGCCCTGACCGCGATGATGCTGGTCAACGAAGGCCGCGACGAGCTGATGCTGGTGCTGCCCGCCGACCACGTGATCGAAGATCAGAAAGCCCTGCAACGTGCACTGGCCCTGGCCACCGTGGCAGCAGAACGCGGCGAGATGGTGCTGTTCGGCGTACCGGCGACCCGTCCGGAGACCGGCTACGGCTACATCAAGTCCACCGCTGATTCGCTGCTGCCCGAAGGCGTGAGCCGCGTCGAGCAGTTCGTGGAAAAACCCAATGAAAAACGCGCGGTCGAGTTCGTCAAAAGCGGCGGCTATTTCTGGAACAGCGGCATGTTCCTGTTCCGCGCCAGCCGCTTCCTCGAAGAGCTGAAAAAGCACGATCCGGACATCTACGACACCTGCCTGCTGACCCTTGAGCGCAGCGAACAGGATGCCGACACCGTGTCCTTCGACGAAGCCACCTTCGCCTGCTGCCCGGACAACTCCATCGACTACGCCGTGATGGAAAAAACCCAGCGCGCCTGTGTAGTGCCGCTGAGCGCCGGTTGGAGCGACGTGGGTTGCTGGGCCTCGCTGTGGGCGGTCAACGATAAAGACGCCGACGGCAACGTGACCAAGGGCGACGTGGTGATCCAGGACAGCAAGAACTGCATGATCCACGGCAACGGCAAGCTGGTGTCGGTGATCGGCCTGGAAAACATCGTGGTCGTTGAAACCAAGGACGCGATGATGATTGCCCACAAGGACAAGGTCCAAGGCGTCAAGCAGATGGTCAACACCCTCAACGAACAGGGGCGCAGTGAGACCCAGAACCACTGCGAGGTCTACCGTCCGTGGGGGTCCTACGACTCGGTGGACATGGGCGGGCGTTTCCAGGTCAAGCACATCTCGGTCAAGCCGGGCGCGTGCCTGTCGCTGCAAATGCACCACCACCGCGCCGAACACTGGATCGTGGTCAGCGGCACGGCCGAAGTGACCTGCGACGAGAATGTGTTCCTGCTGTGTGAGAACCAATCCACCTACATCCCGATTGCCTCGGTGCACCGCCTGCGCAACCCGGGCAAGATCCCGTTGGAGATCATTGAAGTGCAATCGGGTAGCTACCTGGGCGAGGATGACATCGAGCGCTTTGAAGATATTTACGGGCGTTCGACGCCGGTTGAGCGTGGCGTGTCGGTGAAAACTATCGCGCAGTAA
- a CDS encoding HlyD family secretion protein has translation MKKFFSLLATLLVLALAIWIGRTLWVHYMQTPWTRDGRVRADIINVAADVTGEVVDVPVRDNQLVKKGDLLMQIDPEHYRIAVKQAQSLVASRKATWEMRKVNAHRRADLDALVISKENRDDASNIADSALADYQHALAQLEAAELNLKRTQVLAAVDGYVTNLNVHRGDYARIGEAKMAVVDMNSFWVYGFFEETKLPHVKVGDKADMQLMSGETLKGHVESISRGIYDRDNPESRELVADVNPTFNWVRLAQRVPVRIHIDEVPEGVLLAAGITCTVIVDQTQN, from the coding sequence ATGAAAAAGTTTTTCAGCCTGCTCGCCACCTTGCTGGTACTGGCTCTGGCGATCTGGATTGGCCGTACGTTGTGGGTGCACTACATGCAAACCCCATGGACCCGCGACGGCCGTGTGCGCGCCGACATCATTAACGTCGCCGCCGACGTCACCGGCGAAGTCGTCGACGTGCCGGTGCGTGACAACCAGTTGGTGAAAAAAGGCGACCTGCTGATGCAGATCGACCCCGAGCACTACCGCATCGCCGTCAAGCAGGCGCAGTCCCTCGTCGCTTCGCGCAAAGCCACCTGGGAAATGCGCAAGGTCAACGCCCACCGCCGCGCCGACCTCGACGCCCTGGTGATCTCCAAGGAAAACCGCGACGACGCCAGCAACATCGCCGACTCGGCCCTGGCCGATTACCAGCACGCGCTGGCGCAACTGGAAGCGGCCGAGCTGAACCTCAAGCGCACCCAGGTGCTGGCGGCGGTGGACGGCTACGTCACCAACCTCAACGTGCATCGCGGCGACTATGCGCGCATCGGCGAGGCCAAGATGGCCGTGGTGGATATGAATTCCTTCTGGGTGTACGGCTTCTTTGAAGAAACCAAGTTGCCCCATGTGAAGGTCGGCGATAAAGCCGATATGCAATTGATGAGCGGCGAGACCTTGAAGGGCCATGTGGAAAGCATCTCGCGGGGCATCTACGATCGCGACAACCCCGAGAGCCGTGAGCTGGTGGCCGATGTGAACCCAACCTTCAACTGGGTGCGGCTGGCCCAGCGGGTGCCGGTGCGGATTCATATCGATGAAGTGCCGGAAGGCGTGCTGTTGGCGGCCGGTATTACCTGCACCGTTATCGTGGACCAGACGCAGAACTAA
- a CDS encoding alginate O-acetyltransferase, with protein sequence MTRSLRVLYITVFLAMLLVLGLWSMRSFLGFSTNADATVLNGRWTKAVETHYDDEFPIKRLGTNLWAALDYKLFNEGRPGVVLGRDHWLYSDEEFNPIVNEDQNLQGNYALVEGVRQKLKAQGVQLVMAIVPAKVRLYPEHVGDVKPASIHANLYQDFHARVAADKIPAPDLLGPLQQAKLSGTQVFLRTDTHWTPDGAEIAAKQLAKTIAEKTPLSGEPQRFVTEAESTAPHKGDLRLFLPLDPLFENLMPPKEPLQKRVTHLAEAGGDDALFSNSETPVALVGTSYSANPNWNFVGALKQALHSDVINYSEDGHGPILPMLSYLKSDDFKNSPPQVLIWEFPERYLPVNNEIGDADPSWVAQLKQAGSRQQNMALNTLEKSETPDRAQN encoded by the coding sequence ATGACCCGATCATTACGCGTGCTCTACATCACCGTGTTCCTGGCCATGCTGCTGGTGCTGGGGCTGTGGTCGATGCGCAGTTTCCTGGGCTTTAGCACCAACGCCGATGCCACCGTGCTTAACGGTCGCTGGACCAAGGCCGTCGAGACCCACTACGACGACGAGTTCCCAATCAAGCGCCTGGGCACCAACCTCTGGGCGGCGCTGGACTACAAGCTGTTCAACGAAGGCCGCCCTGGCGTGGTGCTGGGCCGCGACCACTGGTTGTACAGCGACGAGGAGTTCAACCCCATCGTCAACGAAGACCAGAACCTGCAAGGCAACTACGCGCTGGTCGAAGGCGTGCGCCAGAAGCTCAAGGCCCAAGGTGTGCAGTTGGTCATGGCGATTGTCCCGGCCAAGGTGCGCTTGTACCCGGAGCACGTCGGCGACGTGAAGCCGGCAAGCATCCACGCCAACCTGTATCAGGACTTCCACGCCCGTGTGGCGGCCGACAAGATCCCGGCACCTGATCTGCTTGGCCCACTGCAACAGGCCAAGCTGAGCGGCACGCAAGTGTTCTTGCGTACCGATACCCACTGGACGCCGGACGGTGCGGAAATCGCCGCCAAGCAACTGGCCAAGACCATTGCCGAGAAAACCCCGCTGAGCGGCGAGCCGCAGCGTTTTGTCACCGAGGCCGAGAGCACCGCACCGCATAAAGGCGACCTGCGTCTGTTCCTGCCCCTGGACCCGCTGTTCGAAAACCTGATGCCACCCAAAGAACCGCTGCAAAAACGCGTGACCCATCTGGCCGAAGCCGGGGGCGACGATGCGCTGTTCAGCAACAGCGAAACCCCGGTGGCGCTGGTCGGCACCAGCTACAGCGCCAACCCCAACTGGAACTTCGTCGGTGCGCTCAAGCAAGCCCTGCACAGCGACGTCATCAACTATTCGGAAGACGGCCACGGCCCGATCTTGCCGATGCTCAGCTACCTGAAAAGCGATGACTTCAAGAACAGCCCGCCACAAGTGCTGATCTGGGAGTTTCCTGAACGTTATCTGCCCGTGAACAACGAAATCGGTGATGCCGACCCGTCCTGGGTTGCGCAGCTTAAACAAGCCGGTTCGCGCCAACAAAACATGGCTTTGAACACCCTTGAAAAATCCGAGACGCCCGACCGGGCGCAAAACTGA
- a CDS encoding multidrug transporter — MFFGVLLIITWLILLLRYPAKALPVSLAAAVGLGFVAIWVVWLDNREASQLARLELRITYAPEECPADRPLKLVLNNGNDVPLTELRWRVAAYAPGDTVNLADNVYAAPRYRGPGELQAGATWDDCLPAPPLRPGYRPQTLEFRAEHLQGSFSD; from the coding sequence ATGTTCTTCGGCGTTCTCCTGATCATCACCTGGCTGATCCTGCTGCTGCGCTACCCCGCCAAGGCCTTGCCGGTATCCCTCGCGGCCGCGGTCGGCCTGGGTTTCGTCGCCATCTGGGTGGTCTGGCTGGACAACCGCGAAGCCTCGCAACTGGCGCGCCTGGAACTGCGCATCACCTACGCGCCTGAGGAATGCCCCGCCGACCGTCCGCTGAAACTGGTCCTCAACAATGGCAACGACGTGCCTCTCACCGAACTGCGCTGGCGCGTCGCCGCCTATGCGCCGGGCGACACCGTCAACCTGGCCGACAACGTCTACGCCGCCCCGCGCTACCGCGGCCCCGGCGAGTTGCAGGCCGGCGCCACCTGGGACGATTGCCTGCCCGCCCCACCGCTGCGCCCCGGCTACCGCCCGCAAACCCTGGAATTTCGTGCCGAGCACCTGCAAGGCAGCTTCTCGGACTGA
- a CDS encoding alginate O-acetyltransferase AlgF codes for MTFTTTPRRLAKTLALAAGMSIASMSAFAGDAALYGPVAPKGSSFVRVFNASNQEVSATVGSTNLSDVAPLASSDFSFMPGGDYSAKVGSQTVPVKLAADHYYTLVNNGSGQPQLIEEPPFKNKQKSLVRVQNLSDKALTLKTADGKTDVVKSVAAKGRGEREINPVKVSLALYDGDKKVGDVKPVALERGEAAVLYVTGSGSSLSPVWVKRPVSTR; via the coding sequence ATGACTTTCACTACAACTCCTCGTCGTCTCGCCAAGACCCTGGCCCTCGCCGCTGGCATGAGCATCGCGTCAATGTCGGCCTTTGCCGGTGATGCCGCGTTGTACGGCCCCGTCGCACCGAAAGGCTCCAGCTTTGTGCGCGTGTTCAACGCCTCCAACCAGGAAGTCAGCGCGACGGTTGGCAGCACCAACCTCAGCGACGTTGCGCCCCTGGCCAGCAGCGACTTCAGCTTCATGCCCGGCGGTGACTACAGCGCCAAGGTCGGCAGCCAGACCGTGCCGGTCAAACTTGCCGCCGACCACTACTACACCCTGGTCAACAACGGCAGCGGCCAACCGCAATTGATCGAAGAGCCGCCGTTCAAGAACAAGCAGAAATCCCTGGTACGTGTGCAGAACCTCAGCGACAAGGCCCTGACCCTGAAAACCGCCGACGGCAAGACCGATGTGGTCAAGTCGGTGGCGGCCAAGGGCCGTGGCGAGCGTGAAATCAACCCGGTGAAAGTGAGCCTGGCGTTGTATGACGGTGACAAAAAAGTCGGTGATGTGAAGCCGGTTGCGTTGGAACGTGGTGAAGCGGCGGTGCTGTACGTGACCGGCTCCGGTTCGAGCCTGTCGCCAGTCTGGGTGAAACGCCCAGTGTCGACCCGCTGA
- a CDS encoding FUSC family protein, with protein MTPLPAPLRWLHSLEWRRGFFDWARSDGVTWVYIFKVLIAAFLTLWLAMRLELPQPRTAMITVFIVMQPQSGQVFAKSFYRFLGTLAGSAVMVLLIALFAQNTELFLGALAIWVGVCTAGATRNRNFRAYGFVLAGYTAAMVGLPALAHPDGAFMAAVWRVLEISLGILCSTLVSAAILPQTSSAAMRNALYQRFGVFALFVTDGLRGRSQREGFEASNVRFIAEAVGLEGLRSLTVFEDPHMRRRNGRLSRLNSEFMSITTRFNALHQLLERLRTDAADHVVAAIKPGLHDLAELLDGFSGRALTSPDAARLVVQLSAYKDGLPAKVRSLRATFQEGDPTDAEQLDFHTAYELLYRFVDDLHNYAQTHASLADHSHAREDWDEPYTPKTNWLACAASGIRASFILIVLGSYWVATAWPSGATMTLIAAATVGLSAATPNPKRMAFQMACGTLIGALVGFVEMFFVFPWIDGFPLLCVMLAPVIILGAFLASRPQYAGVGVGLLIFFSTGSVPDNLTVYNPYTFINDYIAMIIGMLVCAAAGAIILPPNSRWLWRRLEQDLREQVVYAISGKLKGLASSFESRTRDLLHQAYGLAVGQPQVQRDLLRWMFVVLEVGHAIIELRKEQAILPVHPAYAESQPWRQAIRVMGRSLVRLFLQPSASNLERGLIAVDHAISRVQATDEPFAPHFDTSALRRVKSYLHFIRTSLLDPQSPLAALKGAAHAP; from the coding sequence ATGACTCCCTTGCCTGCACCGCTGCGCTGGCTGCACTCCCTTGAGTGGCGCCGCGGTTTTTTCGACTGGGCGCGCAGCGACGGCGTGACCTGGGTGTATATCTTCAAGGTGCTGATCGCCGCGTTTCTCACGCTGTGGCTGGCCATGCGCCTGGAACTGCCGCAACCGCGCACCGCGATGATCACCGTATTTATCGTGATGCAACCGCAAAGCGGCCAGGTGTTCGCCAAGAGTTTCTACCGCTTCCTCGGCACCCTGGCGGGGTCGGCGGTGATGGTGTTGTTGATCGCCTTGTTCGCGCAGAACACCGAACTGTTCCTCGGCGCATTGGCGATCTGGGTCGGCGTGTGCACGGCAGGGGCGACCCGCAACCGTAACTTTCGCGCCTATGGTTTTGTCCTTGCGGGCTACACCGCGGCGATGGTCGGCTTGCCCGCCCTGGCCCATCCAGACGGCGCCTTCATGGCGGCGGTGTGGCGCGTGCTGGAAATCTCCCTGGGGATTTTGTGCTCCACCCTGGTCAGCGCCGCGATCCTGCCGCAAACCTCCAGCGCCGCCATGCGCAACGCGCTTTACCAGCGTTTCGGCGTGTTCGCGCTGTTCGTCACTGACGGCCTGCGCGGGCGCAGCCAGCGCGAAGGGTTCGAGGCCAGCAACGTGCGCTTTATCGCCGAAGCCGTGGGCCTGGAAGGGCTGCGCAGCCTCACGGTGTTTGAAGACCCGCACATGCGCAGGCGCAACGGGCGGCTCAGTCGCCTGAACAGCGAATTCATGAGCATCACCACGCGCTTCAACGCCTTGCACCAGTTGCTCGAACGGCTGCGCACCGATGCGGCCGATCATGTGGTGGCGGCCATCAAGCCGGGCCTGCACGACCTGGCCGAACTGCTCGACGGCTTCTCCGGGCGCGCCCTCACCAGCCCCGACGCCGCGCGCCTGGTGGTGCAACTCAGCGCCTACAAGGACGGCCTGCCCGCCAAGGTGCGCAGCCTGCGCGCAACTTTCCAGGAAGGTGACCCCACCGACGCCGAGCAACTGGATTTCCACACCGCCTACGAGCTGCTGTACCGCTTCGTCGACGATCTGCACAACTACGCGCAAACCCACGCCTCCCTGGCCGACCACAGCCACGCCCGCGAAGACTGGGACGAACCCTACACGCCGAAAACCAACTGGCTGGCCTGCGCCGCCTCGGGGATCCGGGCGTCATTCATCCTCATCGTGCTCGGCAGCTATTGGGTGGCCACCGCCTGGCCCAGCGGCGCGACCATGACCCTGATCGCCGCCGCCACCGTCGGCCTGTCCGCCGCCACACCGAACCCCAAGCGCATGGCATTCCAGATGGCCTGCGGCACTTTGATCGGCGCGCTGGTGGGCTTTGTTGAGATGTTCTTCGTGTTCCCCTGGATCGACGGCTTCCCGCTGTTGTGCGTGATGCTCGCGCCGGTGATCATCCTTGGCGCGTTCCTCGCTTCGCGGCCGCAATACGCCGGGGTGGGCGTGGGGCTGCTGATCTTCTTCAGCACCGGCTCGGTGCCGGACAACCTCACGGTCTACAACCCCTACACCTTTATCAACGACTACATCGCCATGATCATCGGCATGTTGGTGTGTGCCGCCGCCGGGGCGATCATCCTGCCGCCCAACAGCCGCTGGTTGTGGCGCCGCCTGGAGCAGGACCTGCGCGAGCAGGTGGTGTATGCGATCAGCGGCAAGCTCAAGGGCCTGGCGTCGAGTTTTGAAAGCCGCACCCGTGACTTGCTGCACCAGGCCTACGGCCTCGCCGTCGGCCAGCCGCAAGTGCAGCGCGACCTGTTGCGCTGGATGTTCGTGGTGCTTGAAGTCGGCCACGCGATCATCGAGTTGCGCAAGGAACAGGCGATTTTGCCGGTGCATCCGGCGTACGCCGAATCCCAACCGTGGCGCCAGGCGATCCGCGTGATGGGGCGCTCGCTGGTGCGGCTGTTCCTGCAACCCAGCGCGAGCAACCTGGAGCGCGGCCTGATTGCCGTCGACCACGCGATCAGCCGTGTGCAGGCCACCGACGAACCCTTCGCCCCGCACTTCGACACCTCGGCCCTGCGCCGGGTGAAAAGCTACCTGCACTTTATCCGCACCTCGCTGCTCGACCCGCAATCGCCCCTCGCTGCCCTTAAAGGAGCTGCGCATGCCCCGTGA
- a CDS encoding DUF4440 domain-containing protein: MIDYSDFFEEVIQTHVEIEQWFAGIAPQGTLQNLLARFSPEFSMVAPATGTRVNAAGVNALFTRLGGMRPGLKITLSEMAGIDRHARGATVTYREHQVDDSGTQTDRRATVVFEKQASGALLWRHLHETFIKV; the protein is encoded by the coding sequence ATGATTGACTACAGCGATTTTTTTGAAGAAGTGATCCAGACCCACGTCGAGATCGAACAGTGGTTTGCTGGCATCGCACCGCAGGGCACCTTGCAGAACCTGCTTGCGCGCTTCTCCCCCGAGTTCAGCATGGTCGCCCCCGCCACCGGCACGCGGGTCAATGCGGCCGGGGTCAATGCGTTGTTCACACGCCTGGGCGGGATGCGCCCGGGGTTGAAGATCACCTTGAGTGAGATGGCCGGGATCGACCGGCATGCACGCGGTGCGACGGTGACTTACCGAGAGCATCAAGTGGATGACAGCGGCACGCAGACCGATCGTCGCGCCACGGTGGTGTTCGAGAAACAGGCCAGCGGCGCGCTGCTGTGGCGCCACCTGCACGAAACCTTCATCAAGGTCTGA
- a CDS encoding MFS transporter produces MTYRSKVAWIFLLGFALDLVNMFVATVAYPDIARDLHASVTQLAWISNAYLLGLTLIIPLSVWLAAMLGERTLIAASLLLFAGASVMVGQAASIDTLIGWRALQGLGGGLLIPVGQAMAYRYFPANERSQLTARVMSVALLVPALSPALGGLIVDSMSWRWIFYANLPLALITLLLALLWITPDGPTNPRPRLEVGGIFKQVRSPMLRVAMLVYLFIPGVFIGTSLIAVLYLRGLGYDATRTGALMLPWALASAVAIYLGKTLFNRWGPKPLLLTGMALQCVGIMLLNEPTLIIAAYCLMGLGGSLCSSTAQTLAFIDIPAERMGHASALWNINRQMSFCLGAAALSALLSALDSFSITFTMAAALTLLPAFAVLRLDTARVRTLLHPASEADQ; encoded by the coding sequence ATGACCTACCGCTCGAAAGTCGCCTGGATATTTTTGCTGGGCTTTGCCCTGGACCTGGTGAACATGTTTGTCGCCACCGTCGCCTACCCGGACATCGCCCGCGACCTGCACGCCTCGGTCACGCAATTGGCGTGGATCAGCAATGCGTACCTGCTCGGTCTCACGCTGATCATTCCATTGAGTGTGTGGCTGGCGGCAATGCTGGGCGAGCGCACGTTGATCGCTGCCAGCCTGCTGTTGTTTGCGGGCGCATCGGTGATGGTTGGCCAGGCGGCTTCCATTGACACGTTGATCGGCTGGCGTGCGCTGCAAGGGCTGGGCGGCGGCTTGCTGATTCCCGTTGGGCAGGCCATGGCCTATCGGTATTTTCCGGCAAATGAGCGCAGCCAGTTGACGGCACGGGTGATGTCCGTGGCGCTGCTGGTGCCAGCGTTGTCCCCCGCCTTGGGCGGCTTGATCGTCGACAGCATGTCCTGGCGCTGGATCTTCTACGCCAACCTGCCACTGGCCTTGATCACACTGTTGCTGGCGCTGCTGTGGATAACACCCGATGGGCCCACGAACCCACGCCCGAGACTGGAAGTGGGCGGCATTTTCAAACAAGTCCGCAGCCCGATGCTGCGCGTGGCGATGCTGGTTTACCTGTTCATCCCTGGCGTCTTCATTGGCACCAGCCTGATTGCCGTCCTTTATCTACGCGGCCTGGGTTACGACGCAACCCGCACCGGCGCACTCATGCTGCCGTGGGCGCTGGCGTCGGCAGTGGCGATCTACCTTGGCAAAACACTGTTCAACCGCTGGGGGCCGAAGCCTTTACTGCTGACGGGCATGGCACTGCAATGCGTCGGCATTATGTTGCTGAACGAACCGACGCTGATCATCGCTGCCTACTGCTTGATGGGCCTGGGCGGCAGCCTGTGCAGCAGCACCGCGCAAACCCTGGCCTTTATCGACATCCCTGCCGAACGCATGGGCCACGCCAGCGCCTTGTGGAATATCAATCGACAAATGAGCTTTTGCCTGGGGGCCGCGGCGCTCAGTGCGCTGTTGTCGGCCTTGGATTCCTTCAGCATAACCTTCACGATGGCGGCAGCTCTGACACTGCTACCTGCTTTTGCGGTGCTGCGCCTGGATACCGCCAGGGTACGGACACTGCTTCACCCTGCCAGCGAGGCTGACCAATGA
- a CDS encoding DUF1656 domain-containing protein, with protein MPREIAFHGIYMPTMTLMFLIAAVLAWALDRFLAGFDLYRFFWHPALLRLSLFVCLFGALALTVYR; from the coding sequence ATGCCCCGTGAAATCGCGTTCCACGGCATCTACATGCCGACCATGACCCTGATGTTCCTGATTGCAGCCGTGTTGGCCTGGGCCCTGGATCGCTTCCTGGCCGGCTTCGACCTGTACCGGTTTTTCTGGCACCCGGCGCTGCTGCGCCTGAGCCTGTTCGTTTGCCTGTTCGGCGCCCTGGCGCTGACCGTCTATCGTTGA